Proteins from a genomic interval of Bombyx mori chromosome 8, ASM3026992v2:
- the LOC101741854 gene encoding calmodulin-A isoform X3, with translation MAKASGSDDVYSKEYRRLRRLTTDFAIRQVSSEYGLTEEQVAEFKEAFMLFDKDEDGTITMAELGVVMRSLGQRPSETELRDMVKEVDQDGNGTIEFNEFLQMMSKKMRGADGEDELREAFRVFDKNNDGLISSVELRHVMTNLGERLSEEEVDDMIREADLDGDGMVNYDEFVTILTSKN, from the exons ATGGCTAAAGCGTCTGGCTCCGATGACGTGTACAGTAAAGAATACAGAAGGCTGAGACGGCTCACGACCGACTTCGCTATACGACAAGTTTCG TCTGAGTACGGGCTCACGGAGGAGCAAGTGGCGG AGTTCAAGGAAGCTTTCATGCTGTTCGACAAAGATGAAGACGGAACAATAACGATGGCGGAACTTGGCGTCGTGATGCGCTCTCTCGGGCAGAGACCTTCGG AGACGGAACTACGAGATATGGTTAAGGAGGTGGATCAAGATGGGAACGGCACAATCGAGTTCAATGAGTTCCTCCAGATGATGTCCAAGAAGATGCGCGGAGCTGATGGAGAAGACGAGCTTAGGGAGGCTTTCAG GGTATTCGATAAGAATAATGACGGGCTGATTTCTTCTGTGGAGCTCCGCCACGTGATGACCAACTTGGGGGAGCGGCTCAGCGAAGAAGAGGTCGACGATATGATCCGCGAGGCTGATCTCGATGGCGACGGCATGGTCAACTACGACG AGTTCGTGACAATATTGACTTCGAAAAACTAG
- the LOC101741854 gene encoding calmodulin-A isoform X2 — protein MKTSSFSLRVMRRARNKPADGGGHVNQKNAAGQKATPPCQKGASTKGGPKTPVKPSAQKGSAKTAPPKQAAAAAGVKTPQGKKKKGHKHQQYELIVTINLSEYGLTEEQVAEFKEAFMLFDKDEDGTITMAELGVVMRSLGQRPSETELRDMVKEVDQDGNGTIEFNEFLQMMSKKMRGADGEDELREAFRVFDKNNDGLISSVELRHVMTNLGERLSEEEVDDMIREADLDGDGMVNYDEFVTILTSKN, from the exons GCTCGAAACAAACCAGCTGACGGCGGCGGTCATGTCAATCAGAAGAATGCTGCTGGGCAGAAGGCGACCCCGCCCTGTCAAAAGG GGGCCTCAACGAAAGGTGGTCCCAAAACCCCGGTTAAGCCTTCAGCGCAGAAGGGATCAGCCAAGACCGCTCCCCCGAAGCAGGCGGCGGCGGCTGCTGGTGTCAAGACTCCCCAGGGTAAGAAGAAGAAAGGCCACAAACATCAGCAGTATGAACTGATCGTGACCATCAATTTG TCTGAGTACGGGCTCACGGAGGAGCAAGTGGCGG AGTTCAAGGAAGCTTTCATGCTGTTCGACAAAGATGAAGACGGAACAATAACGATGGCGGAACTTGGCGTCGTGATGCGCTCTCTCGGGCAGAGACCTTCGG AGACGGAACTACGAGATATGGTTAAGGAGGTGGATCAAGATGGGAACGGCACAATCGAGTTCAATGAGTTCCTCCAGATGATGTCCAAGAAGATGCGCGGAGCTGATGGAGAAGACGAGCTTAGGGAGGCTTTCAG GGTATTCGATAAGAATAATGACGGGCTGATTTCTTCTGTGGAGCTCCGCCACGTGATGACCAACTTGGGGGAGCGGCTCAGCGAAGAAGAGGTCGACGATATGATCCGCGAGGCTGATCTCGATGGCGACGGCATGGTCAACTACGACG AGTTCGTGACAATATTGACTTCGAAAAACTAG